From Aegilops tauschii subsp. strangulata cultivar AL8/78 chromosome 5, Aet v6.0, whole genome shotgun sequence:
ATGGACAAAAAGTCTGTTTAGGTCGGCGCGTTGAAGTTGCTCTAACACAAATGGAGTGGGACAGTGACAGAGTGTTCAAAACACATCAAATCGTCAATGTGGTTGCTCACCATCCTTCTTATATGCGTTGCTCACCATCGTTGCACGCctacaaataaaagaaaaaaaatagctaATACAAACCCAATATTTTTTTTGGCTAGATGTGTGGGAACCACATTATAGCGCTACTCCATGGCCATCACATATGCGAAACAAAGGAGATGGCTAGCAGGCTTCGATGGCGGGTGGTCTGGGAAATGGACAGATGCGTGTAGGAGGTGGCCGGTGTGTTTACTTTACACACATCTTCTTGAGTTTAATCATGTGCCACTTTAGATGAAACAACAGTAGTGGGAGCGTTGCACATTAGATGAGTAGACTCAATTGGCAAAAATATTCTTGGTGACAATAAGAGAAGAAAAGATAACGAATTTGCCTCACCCAGGATAAAAAGAGGGTTGACGCAGGAGTGAATGAAATATTACTTGACTCGGATGTATGCGTTGGTTTCAGTCGCTTTGTGTGTGGAGTATTAGCCATGAGATACAATAGATGTTGTTATTTAGGATTTATGGATGTACTACCTATAAAATGAGCCAACCTATACACATCATAATTTGCTATGATTGTCTATTTGACCAATTTCGCACGCCTATACTTATATTACTTATATTTACGTGCCACTAATTTCATGATATGAGCCCCACTCCAGTTTCCTCCATAAGAAAACCTTGAAATTCTCATTACTTGCACTTAAATTTTCAATAATTATTTATTCTAAATATACACACATAGGCTTTTTATATCATAATATTCCAATTACTTGTTAAACTAGCAAAGCCAGTGacattttttttgcgatggaAAGCCAGTGACATTGTAACCCTCACTAGGATTGTTGGGGACACAAGTAGGCATTTACTGCCTGATTGGGGCTTGGGTTTTATCTCGAAGGATTGATAATCTTGAAAACATCATAGTCAATTATTGCATGTGTGATCTGATTATTGGACGAGGCTGCTTGTCATGCTAGTTCCTTTGTGTATATCTGCCAGCTTAATTTCAGTATTTATCTCTGTCATTTATGTTGTTACACGAATTTGCAACATGTCTGCACGTAAACTAATGGTAAATACTCTACCATCTTGAACACAATGGCATGTCAAGAAGACATATGTCATGATCTTGAACACAATGGCATGTCAAGGAGTATATTTTGGACCAAAGAAAGTATGTTATGTCATGTCCTACAAGGCTTGCATTTTGGAATCGAGTATAAGTATATGTCATGTCCTACAAGACAATTATTTTTCTGCAAGGCAGCAATGTTTGCACATCAAATAACGTGAAATTACCATCTCGAAGACAATGTGCATGTCCCGAAAGTTTTGCATTTTAGATCGGAGAAAGCATATGGTATCTCTTGAAGATAGCTTAATGTGTTGATTACCTAGAATCAAGACTAGCTACATATCCGGAGGGAGAATCCACATGCTACTGTAAGGACTGCCCCTCACGAAATATCCCGTTGATGTGATCCTCTTCACgtcatcgttggtgatgtccttctTCCTGTCGTCTCCCCTGTAATATTTCTGGCGACTGCAGCCTTTCGAGAACGTTCTTAACAGACCACTAGGGACATCATCACTTTGATTCAAGCAACAAGAGTAATAGATGTGGTTTCTCTCCACGCGGACAGGTTTGTCTGCCGGCACGTGCACTGCCTTAGAGAAAGTTTGTCCTAAGAACAAGGCGTGATCATCCAAGCTTGTGACCTCTATCCACGTGTGCTTGTCGGACACCGCTAGTTCATCGTCATGGATGTCGACGAGCTCAAACACTTTGAAGAAAGGTTTGTGGTTTAATGACCACTCGGTTCTAATGGCCATTGCAAGCTTGCCACGTAAGTCAAAGATGTAACTGGTCTTCTCCTCAATGTTGTCCATCAACACAGAGCAGCTGAGATGGATCTCAGCAGTAACCACGGGCGCTCCGTGCTCATTCACGCCTATCTCAAATTTGGTTACCTTCCCGTTGTACTTCGTGAGGCCATACAGCTCGCCATTGCAAAACGTGATGTCGTCAATTGTCTCGCAGGATTTGCATCTTTGTCTCGTCCACACGCTGTCCGGGCCGTCAACCCTACAAAGCGCGATGCCACGGTGCTCGTTCACGGTGGCGAGGATACAGTCACCCGAGGTGGGCGGCTTGGAGAATACAATTTTGCTCTCAGAGAAGATCCCCGCCGGTTTCTCAGGGAGCGTCACCTTGGCGCCGGAGAAGAGGTTGACGATTCTGAGCGGCGCGGTTGAGATGACCCAGCCGCCGTCATGGCAGCCGATGAGCCGCCTACTGCCCCGGGGAAGCTGGAGCCACACGATGGCGTCGTCCTCGGGGATGTGCAGCCGCTTCGTCCTGCTGCAATCGCAGGGCTCGAGGAGCAGCCACGGCagcgcggcggcggtgggcggCGCCCCTCGCGCCACGGCCCGCCACGACCGGCAGACGGCGGCGAAGCGCACACGGTCGCCCAGGGAGGCGACCATACGGTACACAACGGCGAGGATGTCGTCTGGGAACGTGGACGACCAGCGCCGCCGCACGGCCGGCCTCGCTGAACGCGCGCGCTTCTTTTCCCTCGACATCGATCGTTAGTCGACAACCTATCGTGGAGAAAAACGCGAACTAGGTTTAACTTGGCTGTTGGTAAATTAGCGCGTGCACGAATCGATTGGAAATCTCCAACATCATCTGAATACAGAATCCAACAAATCTCCTACTCGGTTACGGCACGGATTGTAGTATTTCTATATAATTTTTGTTGGCAAATATACTACATGTCCAAAATTTGTACTACTTGCATCgccaaaataataataataataattctaCTACTCACGTGCTAGTCGAGCCACCAAAATTTGTACCCCATTGGCCTGTCGAATTCCAGGTAAACAAAAGTACGGAAGATTAGAATGGCTTGCTCTTTGAATATTCTGCAAAATTTCACCAAAATAATAACAAGCTTTTACTTGGATGTTGAAACACAAACAGATATATGCGCGGTCTTGCAcccttcttggtggcggcggtGCTCGGCGGACTGATGAGGTTGGAATCTTTTTTAGAAGAAAAGGGCAGCAGCCCCAAAATGAAACTCACATAGTACATCGTTAATACAGACCGTAGGAGCAGATTGAGTATCTCTCCGGCATCAACTTACATGAAACCTAAAAACGGCAACACGCCTTGGGATATAAGGTTCAGGCTAAAAGTTTACATGCTGAAAATAGAACTAGCTACTGGCAATTCCCCATAGCGCGAGGAGGGACATGATGCCATATTTTTAGCCCTCAAGGAT
This genomic window contains:
- the LOC109782934 gene encoding uncharacterized protein encodes the protein MSREKKRARSARPAVRRRWSSTFPDDILAVVYRMVASLGDRVRFAAVCRSWRAVARGAPPTAAALPWLLLEPCDCSRTKRLHIPEDDAIVWLQLPRGSRRLIGCHDGGWVISTAPLRIVNLFSGAKVTLPEKPAGIFSESKIVFSKPPTSGDCILATVNEHRGIALCRVDGPDSVWTRQRCKSCETIDDITFCNGELYGLTKYNGKVTKFEIGVNEHGAPVVTAEIHLSCSVLMDNIEEKTSYIFDLRGKLAMAIRTEWSLNHKPFFKVFELVDIHDDELAVSDKHTWIEVTSLDDHALFLGQTFSKAVHVPADKPVRVERNHIYYSCCLNQSDDVPSGLLRTFSKGCSRQKYYRGDDRKKDITNDDVKRITSTGYFVRGSPYSSMWILPPDM